One segment of Halomonas sp. TD01 DNA contains the following:
- the fliS gene encoding flagellar export chaperone FliS, producing MTYSRGGAAYGRGAKAYARVGVESGVMSADPHQLIVMLFDGAQASIRAARIHMQAGHTAEKGKSISKALDIINNGLTASLDQEKGGDIAERLASLYDYISRLLLAANLRNDEDSLNQAERLLEDIASAWREIGQQQSA from the coding sequence ATGACATACTCTCGCGGTGGCGCCGCTTATGGCCGAGGTGCCAAGGCCTACGCCCGCGTTGGCGTGGAAAGCGGCGTTATGTCAGCTGATCCCCATCAGCTCATCGTAATGCTGTTTGATGGTGCTCAAGCGTCCATCCGTGCGGCGCGTATTCATATGCAGGCAGGCCACACGGCTGAAAAAGGAAAGTCGATTTCCAAGGCGTTGGACATTATCAATAACGGCCTGACGGCCTCGCTGGATCAAGAGAAGGGTGGTGATATTGCTGAGCGCCTTGCTTCTCTCTATGACTACATTTCCCGCTTATTGTTAGCCGCTAACCTTCGAAACGATGAAGACAGCCTCAACCAAGCAGAACGTTTGCTTGAAGATATCGCCTCTGCATGGCGTGAAATCGGTCAACAGCAAAGTGCGTGA
- the fliK gene encoding flagellar hook-length control protein FliK, which yields MSGITPLIDTLMHQVLGRKGGELSQRPLNAPVQPIPPGEGPRALQGDSSLDGRPLSSPLDDLRRLSSSLDGQRLPAKGDTANAPPGSTQTHLSPAARTIADVLLRFPAPPAMIRPQAPLMGGQEIASAPALANRLESSIRDSGLFYESHLKRWFQGESSRQQLLREPQMQPGPRPILPASVATFVMPPFAASATLGASNTNVAILPNSLLLPVASDQAGLMRSAVPMPMDSRLPVGVQRDSVPATVSVSASASIDMASARIIEDSSLVRAGREIVHESLQSLVRQQLDMLVMPTIRWEGDVWAGIFMALVIHMPTREDERESTEQEAGGDDGWQSDMQLDVPNLGAFSASLRLYQSVLSIDLTTDTASTYQSLQQGLERLENRLQALDFRSVQVKAHYATLESHDGDLG from the coding sequence GTGAGTGGCATTACGCCACTGATCGATACGCTCATGCACCAAGTGCTTGGGCGCAAGGGCGGCGAGTTGTCCCAGCGTCCGCTTAATGCGCCCGTGCAGCCGATACCTCCGGGTGAGGGGCCGCGCGCGCTGCAAGGGGATTCAAGCCTGGATGGGCGCCCTCTCTCATCGCCACTCGATGATCTTCGGCGTCTTTCCTCCTCGCTTGATGGGCAACGGCTGCCCGCTAAGGGAGACACAGCCAACGCACCGCCAGGCTCGACACAAACTCACCTTAGCCCAGCTGCCCGTACCATCGCCGATGTATTGCTGCGTTTTCCCGCACCGCCCGCGATGATACGCCCTCAAGCGCCATTGATGGGGGGGCAGGAAATAGCCTCTGCCCCGGCGCTGGCGAATCGGTTAGAAAGCAGCATCCGTGATAGCGGTCTGTTTTACGAATCTCATTTAAAGCGATGGTTTCAAGGAGAGTCTTCACGGCAACAATTGCTACGAGAACCGCAGATGCAGCCAGGCCCACGACCTATACTGCCTGCCAGTGTTGCCACGTTTGTAATGCCTCCTTTTGCGGCAAGTGCCACATTGGGTGCGAGTAATACAAACGTTGCCATACTGCCGAACTCGCTGCTGTTACCGGTTGCAAGTGATCAAGCTGGCTTGATGCGATCTGCCGTACCTATGCCAATGGATAGCAGGCTGCCAGTGGGCGTGCAGCGTGACAGTGTGCCTGCCACTGTTTCGGTGAGCGCTTCTGCTAGTATTGATATGGCAAGTGCGCGGATAATAGAAGATAGTTCGCTAGTGCGTGCTGGCCGTGAGATTGTGCATGAAAGTTTGCAGAGCCTAGTACGTCAGCAACTTGATATGCTTGTGATGCCGACTATCCGCTGGGAAGGTGATGTTTGGGCCGGTATTTTCATGGCATTAGTCATTCATATGCCAACCCGGGAGGATGAGCGAGAAAGCACCGAGCAAGAGGCAGGCGGTGATGATGGCTGGCAGTCAGATATGCAGCTCGACGTGCCTAATCTGGGGGCGTTTAGTGCGTCGCTCAGGCTTTACCAGTCGGTGTTAAGCATCGATCTGACAACGGATACTGCTTCGACGTACCAGTCCCTGCAGCAGGGGCTTGAGCGTTTAGAAAATCGCCTGCAGGCGTTAGATTTTCGCAGTGTTCAGGTGAAAGCGCACTACGCCACTTTGGAGAGCCATGATGGCGACCTCGGGTGA
- the fliT gene encoding flagellar protein FliT, protein MSASETARENAQQALIDAYAKLLTCVTQMHELANAEQWAELIEQRTHYVMSVEALRKRDSETVLDDDARKRKAELLESILEHDVEIRRRLVARRDELGKLIGVSQRQRSLHRAYAPQQGETALFDSDSGQEKGLT, encoded by the coding sequence ATGTCGGCTTCTGAAACTGCTCGTGAAAACGCCCAGCAAGCGCTCATTGATGCGTATGCCAAGCTACTCACCTGTGTGACACAAATGCACGAGCTCGCGAATGCGGAGCAGTGGGCAGAGCTTATAGAGCAGCGTACCCACTACGTGATGTCGGTTGAAGCGCTGCGTAAGCGCGATAGCGAGACCGTGCTTGATGATGATGCCCGGAAGCGAAAGGCAGAGTTGCTGGAGAGCATTCTCGAGCATGATGTTGAAATTCGCCGTCGTTTGGTGGCTAGGCGGGATGAGCTAGGCAAGTTGATAGGTGTTTCTCAACGCCAGCGAAGTCTGCATCGTGCTTATGCACCTCAGCAAGGTGAAACTGCGCTCTTCGATTCCGATAGCGGCCAGGAGAAGGGGCTAACGTGA
- a CDS encoding HD domain-containing phosphohydrolase, translating to MSVQQDEYESVTSPTAVSSLLNTMIEGGGVSLCLASAEARPEPIVLMEQYAGKTLVMDLSSVDHLLSRLQQGESFFLRGQSQGKVVRTPLLSLTEARHVGGRFLCCSDYPATLEVLQRRESFRAELRLGMVVAASICGESGEGVHGELRDLSQDGCQIELPLTASGVLAEADLSLTLAFTFPDGTYFEVQAVPRHQKTDPERHLLRVGFRFANCTSEQERQIWYFVCEIEREAARYKKEAQDDRQPSPLFEQPGKRTTGNEHVGRRDIRRYATPMARRLVKIAAYLDAQLLLLQQGSDIDSRQLSRNADRLLLLHEEDREALLFATRCLSPEPLLVRHGIAVAVHLLDLVGANMPGDVRKAIVASGLVHDLGKALVPQILFKAPQFEATHRQAMSEHVSLLLDRLQHCQWLSAAVAQAVIGGINERLDGSGYPEGLTGSDINELAKASAVVDVVEAMRRDRADRPAKTAQQIYRHLLSHPHQFDPRWTKRYIEHFKPLPVGSLVHFSSEQMAWIVRLDEQGAPAEVTLTRQAESPMRETLGNTLRGDVLERLGKPTREVAVST from the coding sequence ATGTCAGTCCAACAAGATGAATATGAAAGTGTTACCAGCCCAACGGCAGTAAGCTCTCTTTTAAATACCATGATCGAAGGGGGAGGCGTGTCGCTTTGTTTGGCTTCCGCGGAAGCACGTCCAGAGCCTATCGTGTTAATGGAGCAGTACGCTGGCAAAACGTTAGTGATGGACTTATCTTCGGTCGATCATCTGTTAAGTCGTTTACAGCAGGGTGAGTCATTTTTCCTGCGCGGCCAGTCCCAGGGCAAAGTGGTGCGCACGCCGCTACTATCGTTAACCGAAGCCCGCCATGTTGGGGGGCGTTTTTTATGCTGTAGCGACTATCCCGCTACCCTGGAAGTGCTCCAGCGCCGTGAATCGTTTCGCGCTGAACTGCGTTTAGGTATGGTTGTGGCCGCCTCTATATGTGGCGAAAGCGGTGAAGGAGTTCACGGGGAGCTGCGCGACCTTTCCCAAGATGGCTGCCAAATAGAGCTGCCGCTGACCGCCAGTGGCGTGTTAGCTGAAGCCGACCTGTCGCTAACGCTTGCTTTTACGTTTCCAGATGGCACCTATTTTGAAGTGCAGGCAGTGCCACGCCATCAAAAAACCGATCCTGAGCGACATTTATTGCGCGTAGGCTTTCGTTTTGCGAATTGCACTTCCGAGCAAGAGCGGCAAATTTGGTATTTTGTCTGCGAAATAGAGCGCGAAGCCGCTCGCTATAAAAAAGAAGCGCAAGATGATCGTCAGCCATCGCCGCTATTTGAACAACCTGGCAAGCGCACGACAGGAAATGAGCATGTCGGGCGGCGTGATATTCGACGATATGCAACGCCAATGGCGCGGCGCTTGGTGAAAATAGCGGCTTACCTGGATGCTCAACTGCTGCTGTTGCAACAAGGCAGCGATATCGATTCTCGCCAGCTATCACGTAATGCAGACCGTCTTTTGTTGCTCCATGAGGAAGACCGTGAGGCGCTGTTGTTTGCTACGCGCTGCCTGTCGCCTGAGCCGCTTTTAGTTCGCCATGGAATTGCAGTGGCCGTGCATTTGCTCGATCTGGTCGGCGCAAATATGCCCGGTGACGTACGCAAAGCGATCGTTGCGAGTGGTTTAGTGCACGATCTTGGTAAAGCGCTCGTTCCGCAAATACTGTTCAAGGCGCCACAGTTCGAAGCCACCCACCGTCAAGCCATGAGTGAGCATGTGTCGTTGCTGTTAGATCGCCTTCAGCACTGCCAGTGGCTTTCTGCTGCCGTTGCCCAGGCGGTAATTGGCGGGATTAATGAACGGCTGGATGGTAGCGGCTATCCTGAAGGTCTAACCGGCAGTGATATTAACGAACTGGCGAAAGCGAGTGCTGTGGTCGATGTGGTAGAAGCAATGCGGCGCGATCGAGCAGACCGACCTGCCAAAACAGCTCAGCAAATTTATCGTCATTTGCTGAGTCACCCTCACCAATTTGATCCTCGTTGGACCAAGCGCTATATCGAGCATTTCAAACCACTGCCGGTGGGGTCGCTGGTGCATTTTTCCAGTGAACAGATGGCTTGGATTGTTCGCCTTGATGAGCAGGGCGCACCGGCTGAAGTGACGCTGACTCGTCAGGCGGAGTCGCCCATGCGCGAGACCTTGGGCAATACGCTGCGCGGGGACGTTCTGGAAAGATTGGGTAAGCCAACGCGTGAAGTGGCGGTGTCGACGTAG